The window TTTGGCCACTGAACAATAAAGAACCTGAGATCCACTTGCCCTGATTCATCTGCTGCCCGAGGGCTCCATTCCCCACTACACCACAGAAGGGATGGTAAATAGGGAAAGAAACAGAACTTCCACACAGACCCAAAGAGGGTGGAGCTTCCAAGAATGCCTTCATTCAGATCTTAGGTGGAGGGGAACTCCACCCCACTCCCCAAAACCTGTCCCAATTAAAAGGCTGGGCCCCAGAGAGCGCATTTTCAGAGGTTCCACACACAGCCTAAACTCACTAGAAGCAACATGAAGGGAATGGAAATAACCCTAAGCCTAATCCTGCTGCTGCTCAACTTCAGCCCCAGGAGAGGTGAGATGCCAAAGGGGGATCTGAAAACATTGGGAGGGCAGCGGAACGGAATGCTTGGATAGGGTGGTGGGGTGGTGTCTGTTAGGCTGCCAAACGGAGTCTCCTAGATTATAGGACGAGGCCCTGCAAATGCTTGGGGAGGGATGACAAGACACAATCCTCTAAAATCACTGAGCACCTCTGTTCTTCCTCTACTTCCCTTAGCACTACCCCTATCGCCCAGTATCTCATGCTGCACCCAAGTCTATCAAAAGAATCTTCCCATTAAACTCCTGCGGAATGTCAACCGGGTAGATCTACAAGAAGCCAATGGGGACTGTCATATAAAGGCTTATGTGTGAGTCCACTTGACCCCCCAGCTTCCCTTTAAGACTCCTCACTCAGTTCCCTCCCCTGCCCTTCTCTGGCTCTCCCAACTAATCCCTTATCCTGTCCCCTCAGGCTGCACCGAAAACACGGATCACCTGTTTGTGTTCACCCAAAGAATCGGTCTCTAGCTCGGTGGTTGTCCCGAAACAGGATGATAAAGAAGAGCTGTAGTCATAAGCCCGGGCTCTGCCCCCCcgcctgaccccccccccccccccccgccaccgTCCCCATCCCCCCGTTTCCTCCAGTCTCCTGTAAGTCAGATCCTTTTCAGTTCAGttcttttccctcaaaaaaccAATCCCATATGTTGGCTGACCCACTGGGGGCAAGATGGCAGTCGTTTCCTTAGAGTGGGGAGACAGCAAACCAACTTGGGGCTGAGCTCTGCACAGGAATTCAGCCCTGGGGACCAGATCTGCTGGCTAGCAGCCCCCTTCCCCTTCAGGTAACTATCTTCCCCTAATAAAGATGAGTTGTATAAAAGCCTCTGGTAGCGCCAAACATTTAAGGAGAGAAACAGGGGTGagcaggggaggggaaaaaaaaaacctaggaaaTAATTTCAGGGGGCACCAGCACCTTcaggctttctttccttctttcagaaGAGGTTATGCCCAAGGAATGACAAAGAACACCTAATTCCCTTTATTCACACAGATACATGGCAGCAATATTCTCTCCTCCTCCAAGCTTCCTCTCCCACCAGCATCCAATGCTCACACACAGAGAAGGGAGGCTTACACAGGGACATGTCCCAACCACCACAGGTACAAGTAGTCTTCAGAAAGCTGTGTTAGCCACCTGGCTCCTCCCCAGAGTCCTacccacagacacacagacacacagacacacgcgGGTATTTCCCACAGGTACCCAGAAACTTCCCCTGGCCTCACGTGTCTTTCTCTGGTGTCCTGCATGGCCCCAGATGTTTGAGGGAAGTCTGTCCCCCTTGCAGAGCCGGCAGGGTAGAGTgcgaaaggggggggggggggggggggggggggggggggggggtgttgcaAGAGCCTCATGTGACTAAGGAGTTGTTCACCACCCACTGAATAGCAAGTATTAGGGATACTGTGAGTCCCACAAAAATGAACCCCAAACAATGGCCCCTCAAGACGGTGAAGTTGGAGGGGAGTCGGCAGTCCTTGCAGAAACTCCGGCCGCCCTTCCACACTGGTGCTGACTGTAAAGATCCTACTAGGGATGAGATCCTCCAAAGCTCACTACTGGACCTAAGCCACTGCAAGGAAGCAGAAGAGGGAAGTAAATTGAGGGTCTCTGAAGGCACCCCTGGCCACAATGCCCGAGGAAACTATCTTAAAAATTCGTGAAGAAGATTCCCCTTAGAAGAGACAGGGAGCCAAGTACTTCTCTTCTTCCACCCCCAGCTCTCCCATCTTCAGGCCctgtctcctcctcttctcccctcggTATCTCTTGCTCCCAGTCTTCCCTCTGCCCCCCGCCACCCTCTGCTTAAACTATCCTCAGAACAGAGAATGCCTTTTTCTATTCCTCCTCAGCTACCCACAAGGCTCTGCTTCAGCAAGTTTTCCCTGACTGTGCCAGTTCCCACTGGCCTTAATTTCTCCAGCTTCTGACAACCTGCACCATGCACTGGCTCCGCATTCCCCACTGTCCCACTTTGTCCCCCGTGCAGTCCCCGCCACGGTGTGGGGAACACCAGGGGCGGAGCCCCTGTGCTCGGTCTGTGGTCGGTCAGGCCCAGGGCACCGAACTCCACCCGGGCTTGGCTAGTCACAGGAGCGagcttctgggggggggggggggggggttctccccttcctccccacccccatcacgGAGAACAGCAAGAATGTGGAGCCTGATCAGAAGTGGAGGCAGCAGGAACATGCGGGGGAGGGGACGGGCTGGGGGGGGTGGCGGGAGCCTTATTCTCCAGCTTGAAGCTGGGGGATGGGAGCTCAGGAGCTCTGGCTGGGACGGAGGCCTGTTTCTGGGGAAAGGGCCAGAGGGCAGGGATGGGCCGTGGGAGATTTCCTAGAAGGACTAGAACTCAGAGCTAGGGGCCTAAATCTTTCCCTGATAATGTGATAGAGGTGTGATAAGGAAGAGTGTAAGTCATGGCACCAAGGAGAGCTGGGCAGTGACTTGCGGGGGCTGGCCGGCCCCCCGGGAGGGGGGGCCCCCTCTCAGTTTCCCGCCCCTCCCTCACAGCACTCACCAGGCATGGTCTTCACCTGCACCATCGGAGCCAAGAATCCAGGCTTAGGGGCAGCCCCTTTCCTGTGGCCTCTCAGCCTCAGCCTGTGGTGAGCACAGAGTGAACCAGCTTTCCCGAGAGCCCCCCAGGTGGGGCGTCAGGGGGGGCCCAGTGTGTCTCGGCCACCTCCCCCCGGGGACACAAGGGGACGCTCTCCAGAGCCAAGACCCTGGGGTCCCTGTCCCCAGGGCCAGTGCTCTTCCACCCGCGGCATTAACCAACGCCCTGGAAGGGGCAGGGGAGGATCGCGGGGGGCCGGGGCCGAGAGGCGGTCTGAGGGGGTCTGCACAGGGGATGAGCTCTGACAGGCCAGGAGCACTCACCAGAGCAGGAGCGCCAGGGCGCCAGCAGCCAGGCCCACAAAAGAGAAGACTCCTAGGGACGTCACCACGGCCACCTGCTCCAGGGGGTCTCCGGGCTCTGCACAGGGAGGGAAGCCCGCGTGAGGAGCAGCTTGGCGCCCCTCCTCAGCGGCGGATGGGGCAGTCACCGAGCCCGTCTGCTGCCTCTGGCCCTGGGGGTCTGTCCCTCCCTGGGGAGGCTGCCGGCCAGGCCACTCACCCGTTAGTGGCTGAGAGTTGGGCTGCAGAGAAGGCCTAGGGAGAGTAGGTCTCCCTGGCTCCTTCTCAGTCTGTGCCTGCACCTGAGTCGCGGTCTCCGAAGGCCTCTCGCTGGGTCTGGCGCTCGGGCCAAAGGCAGCCGGGGCTAAGAGCAGGAGCAGCTTATGAAGGGCAGGGTCCGCGAGCAGGGAGCAGGCCTCACATGGGGCCGCTCTCCAGGCCTCCTTGGGCAGCACCAggccttccctcccttctatccgCCTGTACCCCCGCTCCCCTCACCAGGACTCGGGGTCCCCCAGGCCTCCTTGCTCCAGTCACTCCAAGTGCCAGCATCGAGGAAGTCTCGGGCACTGACGCGCACCACGTGGGGCAGCCCAGCCACGGCGTCAGTGATCACCTCCTCCAGCCCAGCCGGCTCCACCTGCGGGGTCACAGGGAGGGACCTGGGGGGCATGGAGTTCTTTGGCAGGGGCATCCCGTGAGGGGGAGGAGCCAAGGAAACGGTCCTGTGACACACTAAGGGTGACTGCCCAAGGGTCCCTGGAATGTCTACAAATTGCACTGAGACTGATTcccagctgggggggggggggggggtgaacgGGGATGTGGGTACGGGCCAGCCAAGCTTTCCCCATGGAtgccttcccctcctttcctgcTTCTAGCATCACCGGGGGAATGAAAATCGGGGGCAAAAGGCCCCCAAACAGGATGGTACGGAGCAAAGGCCCAGGGCTCTGGGATGGTCCCAAGTAGTTCACCCAGGGCCCTAACATGTCTGGCTGAACCGTCCGTGTCCAAACCTGAAAGTAACTCAGACTCTGGACAAATCAGAAGTCACACATGTTAGTGCTGGGAGGACTGAAAAACATGTGTATCAGAGGGTCCTCTGTAGAGCCTgcccccccattttacagatggggaaagtgattCCCAGAGATAAGTGATTGGTCCAAGAAAACACAGGATATTCCTGGCAAACTCAGATTCCACAAGGCAATCTTCTAGCTCTTAATCAACCTGCAAACTCACTCCCGGTGTCACTCTAGGCTGGGCTGAAGGTGGGTAGCACAGATACTTGGTCTTGACTTGCCTagccaaatttttttaaactcagtAGCAGGAGAAAGCCATAGTCTACTTGTTAACTCCAAAAGAGGGGAGCAACCAAAGAGAACTGGGGGATGGAGACCAGATGAAGTGGGATGTCTATGGATGCTAGTGTCCCCCTGGTCCATCCTGGACAGGGTGTCACCGCCCACCCAGGAACTGCCCAAGAGAAGAGGCTGAGCCCACAGGGAGAGGAGGTTCGGATCTAAGGAAGAGGGCCTGGGCCACAGGGACTCCAGATCCAAGCATACTTATCTTGGGGAAAAGACCTGTGTCTCTGCCTGCACTCCATTCCATCACCAGGCCCCTTACCACGGACCGCAGCAAATCCCTTATCCATTTCTTCCCTTACCATGGACCAGGTCAGGTGGCCCACCGGGCGGTACTGCAGTCGGAACTTGAGCAGAAAGTGGGGTTGGAGGGGCCAGGAGCTTGGGTAGGTCCAGCTGACCAGCAGGCGTCGAGGAGCCCCAGGAATTGGTTCCACTCGAAGTCCCTGGGGGGGGTCTGGCCTTACTGTAAATGGGAAGGGGGAGTGAGCTCGGGgtcagaagggagggagaagctCCTCCTTGCTGCTCCCAAGTCTGGgtcagagacagaggagagggagGCAAGCTGGGGTTGGGGTAGCAGGCCATACCAAGGGACATGCAGAGAGAGGGTGAGCTGCTATGATCAGCGGTTGTGCTAGAGAGCTCAGCTTGTGTGAAGAAGGATCCATAATTAGGGCCCTGCCACAGAGTCATTTAGGCAATAGCTCTCTACtttgctgaaaactatctataataGGTGTCTGTGTGTATAAAAGTATGTGTACGTGTGTTACTGATGTCATTTTGCTATGTATTTAATAGTTCATGTCCTAAGGTGAGCAGACTAGATGTCCCCAGGGCTTtgttccccttctcttctccctccggACTTCATTCAGGGAATCAGTTGCCATAAGCTGATGCCATAAGATGCCATAAGCTAATGATTCTTAGATCTTAGACGGCTCTCCTGAGGTACAGGCTCATATCTCAAACCTGAGTTCATGTAAAACAAATTCCACATGCCCCAAACCGAAGCTGTCTTTGCCTCCAAGTCTTCCCCTTTTGCTGACTTCTCTGGGATTGGCCAGGGTAACGTTATGCCTAGGCTTACACCCAGGTATCACCCTGACCCTCACTCTCTCACCTCCTCGCATCCCACCAGTTGTTGTCTCCATagcccccttctctcttctgaaggCCTGGTTCAGGCCTTCACCTCACACCTGCATCACACTTCACACTAATAACCTGCTGGTGGGTCCCCCTGCCTCAAGCCTCTCCCCTACAGTCCGGCTTCCATTTAGTTGTCAAAAGTGATCTTCCCTAAGTACGGGTCTGACCACCTCACACTCCCTTCTTCTGAATACCAGTGGATTTCTTATACTTTCAGAGTCAAATGACTCTTAAAGTCGTTCAGAATTtgatcctttcctttcttcttacccCTTATCCCCCCATTCTGTAATCTGTGATAACTTGCTGTCTCTCACAAATAACGCAccatttcctttctgtaaaaCCTTTCCCAgccctccttaatcttagtgccttccctttgaaaCTTTCCTCAGTTTACCCTTAAATCTTGTTCATACATCGTTACTTGTAAATTTTCCTCATTCCTCATCAGATTGTGAGGTCCTTAAGAGCAGAgactatttttgcctctttttataacccattatttagcacagtgcctggcacaagtATGTGCTTAATGAATTTTTACTGACACTGAAATGTGCTTCAAACTTTAATCAATCTGCTTTTTTCATTCGTATGAGCACTTCATGTACCAACAAAGATTTCAAACCCTCAAAATGCCTTAGGAGATGAGAAATCCCCCACTTGATCCTCATagttgtgacaaaaaaaaaagttactatgacTAATatttgctaataaatttgatagaaTTAGCAAGACTGGTCTTCCAGTGACAAATACATAGAGGACCTCTGAGCCCGTGCTTGAAGCCTCTCCCTCTTGGTAAGAGCTGCCAAAGCTCCAACTCCACTAACAGCCTTTGGGAATCTGGGTTCTCC of the Sarcophilus harrisii chromosome 1, mSarHar1.11, whole genome shotgun sequence genome contains:
- the LOC100921581 gene encoding uncharacterized protein LOC100921581, with the translated sequence MPGLKRYEVALEAEEEIYWGCFYFFPWLRMWRREKSAAPPQRQKLEPLPRLVSCLSRGLGPHPSRRSSPRRPAAPPRGSQQASVYPAGAQPLPSSAVEKAGPQRAHFQRFHTQPKLTRSNMKGMEITLSLILLLLNFSPRRALPLSPSISCCTQVYQKNLPIKLLRNVNRVDLQEANGDCHIKAYVLHRKHGSPVCVHPKNRSLARWLSRNRMIKKSCSHKPGLCPPA